A window of the Brassica napus cultivar Da-Ae chromosome A2, Da-Ae, whole genome shotgun sequence genome harbors these coding sequences:
- the LOC125584122 gene encoding uncharacterized protein LOC125584122, translated as MARTAEDSHLLLHGMSLDLEALSSSGPKRFGLKGLTEDEVRDHLFLKCRFSTQIWTLALARIDPAQTGFITWAELLSWSRFSTQAAPATLRRLLTHGMVFHLWRQRNNVLHNNVHLSPLQMFKLMDRDIKNAITARQHKRNFRGLMCLWIR; from the exons ATGGCAAGGACTGCAGAGGATTCTCATCTGCTCTTACATGGGATGTCCTTAGACCTCGAAGCACTATCAAGCAGTGGTCCAAAACGGTTTGGTTTAAAGGGGCT CACTGAAGATGAAGTCAGAGATCACTTGTTTCTTAAGTGCAGGTTCAGTACTCAGATTTGGACCTTAGCACTTGCCAGGATCGATCCTGCACAGACAGGTTTCATCACATGGGCGGAGCTGTTATCATGGAGTAGATTCTCAACGCAAGCGGCGCCTGCTACCCTCAGGAGACTGCTTACTCATGGAATGGTCTTTCATTTATGGAGACAACGTAACAACGTACTACACAACAACGTTCATCTCTCTCCTCTACAAATGTTTAAGCTCATGGACAGAGACATCAAGAATGCCATCACTGCAAGACAGCACAAGAGGAACTTTCGAGGACTCATGTGCCTTTGGATTAGAtga
- the LOC106419527 gene encoding uncharacterized protein LOC106419527 gives MVKFLKLMGRNLLFSSRLVATCVHLGFCFLVTVMLSVGVASVSGYTNGHKNPEEISEAVQFTLNIKPKILLQWAPHASHKIKLAVRGGCPKASGDYKWLSPDMGIVAVSSYAVIQVKRPGIAIVKTVSNRDPQNSDEILVRVFASHDNVSDDMIIEPILNNDQLEPSCILKPKHKACLLMMLLIHCLVGWTLVILSHYCCFGGRTGYAKHHKSQCFEKRFRRLPIRRISGCRSSNDRW, from the exons ATGGTTAAGTTCTTGAAGCTGATGGGGAGAAATCTATTGTTCAg TTCTAGGTTGGTGGCCACTTGTGTCCATTTGGGATTTTGCTTTTTGGTTACGGTCATGCTTTCGGTAGGAGTAGCTTCTGTATCGGGTTACACCAATGGGCATAAGAATCCGGAGGAGATTAGTGAGGCGGTCCAATTCACACTGAACATAAAACCTAAGATTTTACTCCAGTGGGCCCCTCATGCTTCTCACAAGATTAAGCTAGCTGTGAGAGGAG gttgtCCAAAAGCATCTGGTGACTACAAGTGGCTTAGCCCAGATATGGGGATTGTGGCTGTGTCATCCTATGCAGTTATCCAGGTAAAGAGGCCTGGAATAGCCATTGTGAAGACGGTATCGAATCGTGATCCTCAGAATTCTGATGAG ATTCTTGTCAGAGTTTTCGCAAGCCACGATAATGTAAGCGATGATATGATCATAGAGCCCATACTGAACAATGATCAGCTCGAGCCAAGCTGTATCTTGAAACCAAAGCATAAGGCCTGCTTGCTCATGATGTTGCTAATACACTGTCTCGTTGGTTGGACACTTGTTATTTTAAGTCACTATTGTTGTTTTGGAGGACGTACTGGCTATGCAAAGCATCATAAGTCTCAGTGTTTTGAAAAACGGTTCAGACGTTTGCCTATTCGGCGCATAAGCGGCTGTAGATCATCAAACGATCGGTGGTGA